The window ACTCGAGCAGCCGCAGATCCGGTGCCGAGGCTTTTTCCCGCACCAACTGCCGGGCCGCACGGCGCAGCAAGGCCATGACGGTGGTATCTTCCCGACGCGCAATCTCCGTCAAAGCCGTCAACACGGCTTCGTGCTCGGCCAGGCTCTGGCGGCGCTTGGACTTGGAGAGTTGGTTGGGCATGGTAAAAGGTTGAATCAACCTTAGCGCAAAACCGGCCCATGACAAGCTTGCTCTGTTTGTCTGCCAGTGCGGCACTGGCACGTTCGCCGGCAGATTACCTCGGCAATTTCGGATGCAGTTTAGCCGTTTCCCGAACCAATCGGTCGGGTTCCACAGCCAAGCCTTCCGCCAGAAGAAAAAGCGTCGCCAGACTCGGCTGGCGCTTGGAACGCTCCAGCAGCGATATCGTGGTCGGATGCAGGCCGGAACGCTCCGCCAGCACCTCATGCGTGAGCCCGCGTTCCTTCCGAAAGCGCA is drawn from Opitutia bacterium and contains these coding sequences:
- a CDS encoding helix-turn-helix transcriptional regulator, with translation MDTTDAFAHVLLRFRKERGLTHEVLAERSGLHPTTISLLERSKRQPSLATLFLLAEGLAVEPDRLVRETAKLHPKLPR